From Rhodoferax sp. AJA081-3, the proteins below share one genomic window:
- the fumC gene encoding class II fumarate hydratase — MSTTAAQRMEHDSMGDIAVHTDALWGAQTQRSLQHFAISTERMPQALLVALARTKRAAAHANRALGLLDAKLAQAITQAADEVLAGKHNDAFPLSVWQTGSGTQTNMNMNEVLANRASEILGGPRGTGRLVHPNDHVNMGQSSNDIFPTAMHLAALAGLTEDVLPALNALQATLIAKADAFATLVKMGRTHLQDATPITLGQEISGWVAQLVHAQEAIERSLDPLLELAVGGTAVGTGLNTHPDFGARVAARLAQETGLALRCADNRFAALAAHDELVSAHGALKTLAVALMKIANDVRWLASGPRGGLGELRLPENEPGSSIMPGKVNPTQCEALTMVCCQVMGNDVALGIGGAMGNFELNVFKPLIIHNFLQSVRLLADAMASFDHHCAQGLEPDRARIAELVANSLMLVTALSPHIGYDKAAEIAKHAHQHGLSLRAAALALGSVAAADFDAWVLPQSMV; from the coding sequence ATGAGCACCACCGCCGCGCAACGCATGGAGCACGACTCCATGGGTGACATCGCCGTCCACACCGACGCCTTATGGGGTGCGCAAACCCAGCGCTCGCTGCAGCACTTTGCCATCTCAACCGAGCGTATGCCGCAGGCCCTGCTGGTTGCGCTGGCCCGCACCAAACGGGCTGCCGCCCATGCCAACCGTGCACTAGGCCTGTTGGATGCCAAGCTGGCCCAAGCCATAACGCAGGCGGCGGACGAGGTGCTGGCGGGCAAACACAACGATGCGTTTCCGCTGTCGGTGTGGCAAACCGGCTCCGGCACCCAGACCAATATGAACATGAACGAGGTGCTGGCCAACCGCGCCTCCGAGATTCTGGGTGGCCCGCGCGGAACGGGCCGCCTGGTCCACCCCAACGACCATGTCAACATGGGCCAGTCGTCCAACGATATTTTTCCGACGGCCATGCACCTGGCCGCGTTGGCCGGACTGACTGAAGACGTGCTGCCTGCCCTGAATGCGTTGCAGGCTACGCTGATCGCCAAGGCCGATGCGTTTGCCACCCTGGTCAAGATGGGCCGCACCCATTTGCAGGACGCTACGCCCATCACCCTGGGTCAAGAAATTTCGGGCTGGGTGGCGCAGCTGGTGCACGCGCAAGAGGCCATCGAACGCAGCCTGGACCCTTTGTTGGAGCTGGCCGTGGGTGGCACCGCGGTCGGTACTGGTCTGAACACCCACCCCGACTTTGGCGCCCGGGTGGCTGCACGCCTTGCGCAGGAGACGGGCCTGGCGTTGCGTTGCGCCGACAACCGGTTTGCCGCGCTGGCAGCCCACGACGAACTGGTCAGTGCCCACGGGGCGTTGAAAACACTGGCTGTTGCGCTGATGAAGATTGCCAACGACGTGCGCTGGCTGGCCAGCGGCCCCCGTGGCGGCCTGGGTGAGTTGCGCCTGCCAGAGAACGAACCCGGCAGTTCCATCATGCCGGGTAAGGTCAACCCCACGCAGTGTGAGGCGCTGACCATGGTGTGTTGCCAGGTCATGGGCAACGATGTGGCGCTGGGCATAGGCGGCGCCATGGGCAACTTTGAACTCAATGTATTCAAGCCGCTGATCATCCACAACTTTTTGCAAAGCGTGCGCCTGCTGGCCGACGCGATGGCCAGTTTTGACCACCACTGCGCCCAGGGGCTGGAGCCCGACCGTGCGCGTATTGCGGAACTGGTGGCCAACTCACTGATGCTGGTCACCGCGCTGAGCCCGCACATTGGTTATGACAAGGCGGCGGAGATTGCCAAACACGCGCACCAGCACGGCTTGTCCTTGCGGGCTGCAGCCCTGGCCTTGGGGTCTGTGGCGGCTGCGGACTTTGATGCCTGGGTGCTGCCGCAGAGCATGGTGTAG
- a CDS encoding bacterioferritin, translating to MHNKPHLTDVKTLRSDARKHLEQGAVTADYSADREAVIILLNEALATELVCVLRYRRHYFMARGIHARGITAEFLAHSNEELVHADLLAARIVQLGGEPDFAPDSLTGRSHAQYMPGTTLVDMIREDLVAERVAITSYRDMIRYLGHDDPTTSDILKGILAVEEEHADELADLLQDLPQSE from the coding sequence ATGCACAACAAGCCCCATCTGACCGATGTCAAAACCCTGCGCAGCGATGCGCGCAAACACCTGGAGCAGGGTGCCGTCACCGCAGACTACAGCGCCGACCGTGAGGCGGTCATCATCCTGCTCAATGAGGCGCTGGCCACCGAACTGGTGTGTGTGCTGCGTTACCGCCGGCATTACTTCATGGCGCGTGGCATCCATGCCCGCGGCATCACAGCCGAGTTCCTGGCCCATTCCAACGAAGAACTGGTGCATGCCGACCTGCTGGCTGCACGCATCGTGCAGCTCGGTGGCGAGCCCGACTTTGCACCCGACAGCCTGACCGGTCGCAGCCACGCGCAATACATGCCCGGCACCACGCTGGTCGACATGATCCGCGAAGACCTGGTGGCCGAGCGTGTCGCCATCACCAGCTACCGCGACATGATCCGTTACCTGGGCCACGACGACCCCACCACCAGCGACATCCTCAAAGGTATTCTGGCCGTCGAAGAAGAACACGCCGACGAGCTTGCTGATCTGCTGCAGGATTTGCCACAATCCGAATAA